The following proteins are encoded in a genomic region of Hymenobacter siberiensis:
- a CDS encoding BamA/TamA family outer membrane protein has translation MLFRYVRALFIGLSIAATAPAFAQAPAHTVFLLGNTAQAELPATRLKLLRATLEQQTGPFTVVHLGDIVANEGLATKRDTAVSQQARDRADDLIALVKGLPQGKIYFLPGDKDWANSGPAGLKAVRRLEKYIEKQLPGQNAFIPTNGCPGPEVVDVAPLVRLVAINTPWFTHPFDRPEAPDTDCKTLTKQEFREQLQDLIDETKNRNVLLLGHHPVVTNGVYGGHEPLSRHLSPPVFGTIYAAYRQNVGTPRDLANPRYQELRKELLNTLQSNPGVIYAAAHDFSLQITPFQGNYHIVSGSFVESEHVGAKGQSLYSKSEEGYTTLEYFADGTVKTHVFTFGTSDQAPKVAYTANLFSSACDTPEHSGLIVEDRGPINPFINACPGVPKVTAVETAATPFQATTVVVPGPEYKPTGSRNFFIGKIYRAAWLQPVTVKTLDLNTEKGGLRPTGKGGGRQTTSLKLIAADSSEYVFRSVDKDVTKILPPELRNSIASDVLRDVTATANPYSNLPISYMLDQTDILHARPRLFRLPDNQQLGSYREQYAGLLGTLEDSPKDPKPNLPGFGGSDEVSRSFSLFRKLYKDHDNRVDGPALARARAFDMLVADFGKHEDNWKWAGYKQPNGGLLYRPIPRDRDQSFTLWNGFLSYLANREWAVPSIEGFNDQFEDMKSLNWPARHLDRFLLQNLSREDWQTAAKYLQAKISPTVIDGATAQLPPEIQDKSSKNINRKLKARIQELPKAIDEYYLLLARRVDVVGSNKGEVFQVNRLPDGQVHVQMFDRAGDTDAAKGPALFDRTFKPAETEEVCLYGLGGKDVFTVTGEGGRHSVLVRVIGGDGKDKITDNSTATGLRTRTKIYDLPDTEMQLGPESDNRTSTRPGVNEYDREQFEFNSYRPSIGLFYNANDGFGASAGITFLRQGFRKPGYKNMYSFDLQGSINGLFQLTASTRHRYAIGKVDVGASASYGSYFPFYRFFGLGNNTGFDQTLYDNKFYNARYRGYTVNAFLERTFLQRSVIRVGPTYENYISSFGDNTYLGTINTRPADVRPNTSTQQLVGLNGVFDLDLRNRPSFAQRGVRIRVQHDSYYQLTNTKSNFGLTQGFAEYYGTAKIGLPVTLVLKGGGAKNYGPDAAIPFYKFASIGQNEGLRGYYRNRFSGDAALYYNTELRIALGQVKNNFLPFYYGVFGFYDQGRVYYQGASPGDWHTGYGGGFYIAPVVETLTFAVSYQKSVESSLIQFGLGFRLDK, from the coding sequence ATGCTATTTCGCTACGTTCGCGCCCTTTTTATTGGGCTCAGTATCGCCGCTACTGCTCCTGCCTTCGCCCAGGCCCCGGCCCACACTGTTTTCCTGCTGGGCAACACTGCCCAGGCCGAGCTGCCTGCTACCCGCCTCAAGCTGCTGCGCGCTACCCTGGAGCAGCAAACTGGTCCTTTCACAGTAGTGCATTTGGGTGATATTGTGGCAAATGAGGGTTTGGCCACTAAAAGGGATACCGCCGTCAGCCAACAGGCCCGGGACCGCGCCGATGACCTGATTGCCCTGGTAAAGGGACTTCCGCAGGGCAAAATCTATTTCCTGCCCGGCGATAAGGACTGGGCCAACTCCGGCCCCGCCGGCCTCAAAGCCGTGCGCCGCCTCGAAAAATACATCGAGAAGCAGCTGCCCGGCCAGAATGCCTTTATCCCCACCAATGGCTGCCCCGGCCCCGAAGTGGTAGACGTGGCCCCGCTGGTACGCCTCGTGGCCATCAATACCCCTTGGTTCACGCACCCCTTCGACCGGCCCGAAGCGCCCGATACCGACTGCAAGACCCTGACCAAGCAGGAGTTCCGCGAGCAGCTGCAGGACCTGATTGACGAAACCAAGAACCGGAACGTGCTGCTGCTGGGCCACCACCCCGTGGTGACCAACGGCGTGTACGGCGGCCACGAGCCGCTTTCGCGCCACCTCAGCCCTCCAGTATTCGGCACCATCTACGCGGCCTACCGCCAGAACGTGGGCACCCCGCGCGACCTGGCCAACCCGCGCTACCAGGAGCTACGCAAGGAGCTACTGAACACGTTGCAGAGCAACCCCGGCGTGATTTATGCCGCCGCGCACGATTTCAGCCTGCAAATCACTCCTTTCCAGGGCAACTACCACATTGTGAGCGGCAGCTTTGTAGAAAGTGAGCATGTGGGGGCCAAGGGCCAGTCGCTCTACAGCAAAAGCGAGGAAGGCTACACTACCCTCGAATACTTCGCCGATGGCACCGTGAAGACGCACGTTTTCACCTTCGGCACTAGCGACCAAGCTCCAAAAGTTGCTTATACAGCAAACTTATTTAGTTCTGCCTGTGACACACCTGAACACTCAGGGTTGATTGTTGAGGACAGAGGCCCCATCAATCCGTTCATCAATGCCTGCCCTGGCGTGCCCAAAGTCACCGCCGTTGAAACTGCTGCCACTCCTTTCCAGGCCACAACCGTCGTGGTGCCCGGCCCCGAGTACAAGCCTACCGGCAGCCGTAACTTCTTCATCGGGAAAATTTACCGCGCTGCCTGGCTACAGCCGGTAACGGTGAAAACGCTGGATTTGAACACCGAAAAAGGCGGCCTGCGCCCCACCGGCAAAGGTGGCGGACGCCAGACGACTTCGCTCAAGCTCATTGCGGCCGACAGCTCGGAGTACGTTTTCCGCTCCGTGGACAAGGACGTGACCAAGATTCTGCCGCCCGAGCTGCGCAATTCCATTGCCTCGGATGTGCTGCGCGACGTGACGGCCACGGCCAACCCGTACAGCAACCTGCCCATCAGCTACATGCTGGACCAGACGGACATTCTGCATGCCCGCCCGCGCCTGTTTCGCCTGCCCGATAACCAGCAGCTCGGGAGCTACCGCGAGCAGTATGCCGGCCTACTCGGCACCCTCGAAGACTCGCCCAAAGACCCCAAGCCCAACCTGCCCGGCTTCGGCGGCTCCGATGAGGTGAGCCGCAGCTTCAGCCTATTTCGCAAGCTGTACAAGGACCACGACAACCGCGTGGATGGGCCGGCCCTGGCTCGCGCCCGCGCCTTTGATATGCTGGTGGCCGACTTCGGCAAGCACGAGGATAACTGGAAATGGGCCGGCTACAAGCAGCCCAACGGCGGCCTGCTCTACCGTCCCATCCCGCGCGACCGCGACCAGAGCTTCACGCTCTGGAACGGCTTCCTCAGCTACCTGGCCAACCGCGAGTGGGCCGTACCCAGCATCGAGGGCTTCAACGACCAGTTTGAGGACATGAAAAGCCTGAACTGGCCCGCCCGCCACCTCGACCGGTTCCTGCTGCAAAATCTGAGCCGCGAAGACTGGCAGACCGCCGCCAAGTACCTGCAGGCCAAAATTTCCCCTACCGTCATCGACGGTGCCACGGCCCAGCTGCCGCCCGAAATTCAGGATAAATCCAGCAAGAACATCAACCGCAAGCTGAAGGCCCGCATTCAGGAGCTGCCCAAGGCTATTGATGAATATTACCTGCTGTTGGCCCGCCGCGTCGATGTGGTGGGTTCGAACAAGGGCGAGGTATTCCAGGTGAACCGGCTGCCCGACGGCCAGGTGCACGTGCAGATGTTTGACCGCGCCGGCGACACCGACGCCGCCAAGGGTCCGGCCCTGTTCGACCGCACCTTCAAGCCCGCTGAAACCGAGGAAGTGTGCCTCTACGGCCTCGGCGGTAAGGATGTATTCACCGTCACCGGCGAGGGTGGCAGGCACAGCGTGCTGGTGCGCGTGATTGGCGGCGATGGCAAGGACAAAATCACCGACAATTCCACGGCCACCGGCCTACGCACCCGCACCAAAATCTACGACCTACCCGACACCGAAATGCAGCTCGGCCCGGAGTCGGACAACCGCACCAGCACCCGCCCGGGCGTGAACGAGTACGACCGCGAGCAGTTCGAATTCAACTCGTACCGGCCCAGTATCGGCTTGTTTTACAATGCCAACGACGGCTTTGGGGCCAGCGCGGGCATTACGTTTCTGCGGCAGGGTTTCCGCAAGCCGGGGTATAAGAATATGTATTCGTTTGATTTGCAGGGCAGCATTAACGGCCTGTTTCAGCTCACAGCCAGCACCCGGCACCGCTACGCCATTGGCAAGGTCGATGTGGGCGCATCGGCCAGCTACGGCAGCTACTTCCCCTTCTACCGCTTCTTCGGGCTGGGCAACAACACCGGCTTCGACCAGACGCTCTACGACAACAAGTTCTACAATGCCCGCTACCGCGGCTACACCGTGAATGCCTTTCTGGAGCGCACCTTCCTGCAGCGCAGCGTCATCCGGGTGGGGCCAACGTACGAAAACTACATCAGTAGCTTCGGCGACAATACATACCTCGGCACCATTAATACCCGCCCCGCCGATGTGCGCCCCAACACCAGCACCCAGCAGCTGGTTGGCCTCAACGGCGTGTTCGACCTTGACCTGCGCAACCGCCCCAGCTTTGCCCAGCGCGGCGTCCGCATCCGGGTGCAGCACGACAGCTACTACCAGCTCACCAATACTAAAAGCAACTTTGGCCTCACCCAGGGCTTCGCCGAATATTACGGTACAGCTAAAATCGGCCTGCCCGTTACGCTCGTTCTCAAAGGCGGCGGGGCCAAAAACTACGGCCCCGACGCCGCCATTCCCTTCTATAAATTCGCCAGCATTGGCCAGAACGAGGGCCTGCGTGGCTACTACCGCAACCGCTTCAGCGGCGACGCTGCCCTGTATTACAACACGGAATTGCGCATCGCGCTGGGCCAGGTCAAAAACAACTTCCTGCCCTTCTACTACGGCGTGTTCGGCTTCTACGACCAGGGCCGGGTGTACTACCAGGGCGCCTCGCCCGGCGACTGGCACACCGGCTACGGCGGTGGCTTCTACATCGCCCCGGTGGTCGAAACGCTGACCTTCGCCGTGTCTTACCAGAAGTCGGTGGAAAGCTCGCTCATCCAGTTCGGCCTGGGCTTCCGCCTAGATAAGTAA
- a CDS encoding metal-dependent hydrolase has translation MASAFGHAALGATLGKLLLPNRRHWPYWIAAGICAALPDVDSVGYRLGVPYDSLWEHRGLTHSLLAAVVVAAIGTLLAQLARPGQRPATGRLALLLFLATASHGLLDALTTGGLGVAFFSPWHLERYFFPFRPIRVSPLSIRSFFGAKGLRVLASETIWVGLPCLLLLGWQALWPFSNRRRPAWH, from the coding sequence ATGGCTTCCGCATTTGGCCACGCCGCGCTGGGGGCCACCCTGGGTAAACTCCTGCTCCCCAACCGCCGGCACTGGCCATACTGGATAGCGGCGGGCATCTGCGCCGCTTTGCCCGATGTAGATTCGGTGGGCTACCGCCTGGGGGTGCCCTACGACAGCCTTTGGGAGCACCGGGGGCTCACGCACTCGCTGCTGGCGGCCGTCGTAGTGGCTGCAATAGGCACCTTACTGGCCCAGCTGGCCCGGCCCGGCCAGCGGCCCGCCACCGGGCGGCTGGCGCTGCTGCTATTTCTGGCCACCGCCTCGCACGGCCTGCTCGATGCCCTGACAACTGGCGGGCTGGGCGTGGCTTTCTTTAGCCCCTGGCACCTGGAGCGCTATTTCTTCCCTTTCCGGCCCATCAGGGTATCGCCCCTGAGCATCCGGAGTTTCTTCGGAGCCAAGGGCTTGCGGGTGCTGGCCAGCGAAACTATTTGGGTGGGACTGCCGTGCCTGCTGCTTCTGGGCTGGCAGGCATTGTGGCCGTTTTCAAACAGGAGGCGCCCGGCGTGGCACTAA
- a CDS encoding nitroreductase family protein, whose protein sequence is MNHAPTTYPVHDLIRSRWSPRSYSAQPIAQDTLNQVFEAASWAFSAMNAQPWQYIYAHKADTTAFQKILDTLMPGNQPWAKNAPVLIIALAKTQFDNGQPNGAALHDLGAANATLFLEATAMSLHGHVMGGFDREKLRQNFNLPDNVAPVAVLALGYLGEAELLEEPFLSREKAARNRKPLVEFVFHNELPATV, encoded by the coding sequence ATGAACCACGCCCCCACGACCTACCCCGTTCACGACCTTATCCGCAGCCGCTGGAGCCCGCGCTCCTACTCGGCCCAGCCCATTGCGCAGGACACCCTGAATCAGGTTTTCGAGGCCGCTTCCTGGGCCTTTAGCGCCATGAACGCGCAGCCATGGCAATACATATATGCTCATAAGGCCGACACGACGGCATTCCAGAAAATCCTGGATACGCTGATGCCCGGCAACCAGCCCTGGGCCAAAAATGCCCCGGTGCTCATTATTGCCCTGGCCAAAACGCAGTTTGACAACGGCCAGCCCAACGGCGCGGCCCTGCACGACCTGGGCGCGGCCAACGCCACGCTGTTTCTCGAAGCCACCGCCATGAGCTTGCACGGCCACGTAATGGGCGGTTTCGACCGCGAGAAGCTGCGCCAGAATTTCAACCTGCCCGACAATGTGGCCCCGGTGGCGGTGCTGGCTCTGGGCTACCTCGGCGAAGCCGAACTGCTGGAAGAGCCTTTCCTGAGCCGCGAGAAAGCCGCCCGAAACCGCAAGCCCCTGGTCGAGTTTGTATTCCACAACGAACTCCCCGCTACCGTATGA
- a CDS encoding SIR2 family NAD-dependent protein deacylase: MKHLVVLTGAGVSAESGIRTFRDTNGLWEDHRVEDVASPEGFARNPALVLDFYNQRRAQARTVQPNAAHLALAGFEEQPGWRVSIITQNVDDLHERAGSTDVLHLHGMLNQMRSVARETTVYDCSDDINLGDLAPDGHQLRPHIVWFGEMVPAIEEAAETVATADALLIVGTSLQVYPAAGLLHYAPSACPVFVIDPHQPEAGRRGVRYVVEAASTGVPKVLKELVQ; the protein is encoded by the coding sequence ATGAAACACCTCGTTGTCCTCACCGGAGCCGGCGTGTCGGCCGAGTCCGGCATCCGCACGTTCCGCGACACCAATGGGCTGTGGGAAGACCACCGCGTTGAGGACGTGGCCTCCCCTGAGGGCTTTGCCCGCAATCCCGCTTTGGTGCTCGATTTTTACAACCAGCGCCGCGCTCAGGCCCGCACCGTGCAGCCCAACGCCGCTCACCTGGCCCTGGCCGGCTTCGAGGAGCAGCCCGGCTGGCGCGTGAGCATCATCACCCAAAACGTGGACGACCTGCACGAACGAGCCGGCTCCACCGATGTGCTGCACTTGCACGGCATGCTGAACCAAATGCGCTCCGTAGCCAGGGAAACCACCGTCTACGACTGCTCCGACGACATCAACCTCGGCGACCTGGCTCCTGATGGCCACCAGCTGCGCCCGCACATTGTATGGTTTGGCGAGATGGTGCCCGCTATTGAGGAAGCCGCCGAAACCGTGGCCACCGCCGATGCCCTGCTCATCGTGGGCACTTCGCTGCAAGTGTACCCGGCGGCGGGCTTGCTGCACTACGCCCCCTCTGCCTGCCCCGTCTTCGTCATCGACCCGCACCAGCCCGAAGCCGGCCGGCGCGGCGTGCGCTACGTGGTGGAAGCCGCCAGCACGGGCGTGCCCAAGGTACTGAAGGAACTAGTGCAGTAA
- a CDS encoding HAD family hydrolase, with amino-acid sequence MIRTVIFDMDGVIIDTEPLHHHAFLAEFAELGIPVSAAEYATFLGKSTRNVFQLLKQRYNLPQDVEAMVMRKRELFNQAFDEDTTLDLLPGVRALIEDLRRYGLQLVVASSASKATISRVFDRFELDAYFMHRLSGEDFAESKPNPAIFLRAAELAETPVAECIVIEDAANGVTAAKAAGIYCIAYASPHSVGQDLHQADRIIRQFDELSATAIEAIEPG; translated from the coding sequence ATGATTCGTACGGTCATTTTCGACATGGACGGCGTCATTATCGACACCGAGCCCCTGCACCACCACGCTTTCCTGGCCGAATTTGCCGAGCTGGGCATCCCCGTTTCGGCTGCCGAATACGCCACGTTTCTGGGCAAGTCAACGCGCAACGTATTCCAGCTACTCAAGCAGCGCTATAACCTTCCGCAAGATGTAGAAGCCATGGTGATGCGCAAGCGCGAGCTGTTCAACCAGGCGTTCGACGAAGACACCACGCTCGACCTGCTACCCGGCGTGCGCGCCCTCATCGAAGACCTGCGCCGCTACGGCCTGCAATTGGTCGTAGCGTCCTCCGCCTCCAAAGCCACCATTTCCCGGGTATTCGACCGCTTCGAGCTGGATGCCTACTTTATGCACCGCCTCAGCGGCGAAGATTTTGCCGAATCAAAGCCCAATCCGGCCATCTTCCTACGCGCCGCCGAGCTGGCCGAAACGCCCGTCGCGGAGTGCATCGTTATTGAAGACGCCGCCAACGGCGTGACGGCCGCCAAAGCCGCCGGCATCTACTGCATTGCCTACGCCAGCCCGCACTCCGTCGGACAGGACCTGCATCAGGCCGACCGCATCATCCGGCAGTTCGACGAGCTTAGCGCCACCGCCATTGAAGCCATCGAGCCGGGCTAG
- a CDS encoding pyridoxamine 5'-phosphate oxidase family protein has product MSDITENPHVSLVFSGPDWLYVSVVGTATLIRQRATLEKHWLPELKRWFKDGN; this is encoded by the coding sequence GTGAGCGATATCACCGAGAATCCGCACGTCAGCCTCGTCTTTTCCGGTCCCGATTGGCTGTACGTATCCGTGGTGGGCACCGCCACTCTCATTCGCCAACGCGCCACCCTCGAAAAACATTGGCTGCCCGAGCTCAAGCGCTGGTTCAAGGACGGGAATTGA
- a CDS encoding pirin family protein: MKTRLTRAAERGLKDIGWLKSHLSLSFGPYPDPERSGFGLLRTFNDDVVQPGGGFGIHGHANMEIISVMLAGSMNHKDTLGYTEVVHQDWVQIMSAGSGLRHEEHNVGDDDVNFLQIWIEPKLQNIGPRYQRRQFPEAKRENQLTTIVSNEEGQVHCWINQNARLSLGYYTEAQTMDYAFKPLNKLLFLFVISGSVTVAGQLVGTRDSLGIWETDSVSIEAAAGTRFLLIECPINH, translated from the coding sequence ATGAAAACCCGCCTCACCCGCGCCGCCGAGCGCGGCCTCAAAGACATTGGCTGGCTGAAAAGCCACCTCTCGCTCAGCTTCGGCCCCTACCCCGACCCGGAGCGCAGCGGCTTCGGCCTGCTCCGCACCTTCAACGACGACGTGGTGCAGCCCGGCGGCGGCTTCGGCATTCACGGCCATGCCAACATGGAAATTATCTCGGTGATGCTGGCCGGCAGCATGAACCACAAGGACACCCTCGGCTATACCGAAGTGGTGCACCAGGACTGGGTGCAGATTATGAGCGCCGGCAGCGGCCTGCGCCACGAGGAGCACAACGTGGGCGACGACGACGTAAATTTCCTGCAAATCTGGATTGAGCCCAAGCTCCAAAACATTGGCCCGCGCTACCAGCGCCGCCAGTTCCCGGAAGCAAAGCGCGAAAACCAGCTCACCACCATCGTGAGCAACGAGGAAGGCCAGGTCCACTGCTGGATAAACCAGAACGCCAGGCTCTCGCTGGGCTACTACACCGAAGCCCAAACGATGGACTACGCCTTCAAGCCGCTGAATAAGCTGCTGTTTCTGTTCGTCATCAGCGGCTCCGTGACGGTGGCCGGGCAGCTTGTGGGCACTCGCGACAGCCTCGGTATCTGGGAAACGGACAGCGTAAGCATCGAAGCCGCGGCCGGTACGCGGTTCTTGTTGATAGAGTGCCCCATTAACCACTAA
- a CDS encoding pirin family protein, translating into MARTVLHLANTRGHANHGWLNSFHTFSFAGYNNPERVHFGALRVLNDDTVAGGMGFSKHPHDNMEIISIPLSGDLEHQDSMGNKTVIRENDVQVMTAGTGVAHSEKNHNSKQEVKFLQIWVFPNQRGIKPNYGQQTFTPEARHNQLLEVVSPTADGSSVHIQQDAWFYLGNLDQGFTTDYAVKKAGNGVYAFVLEGDVTINGQALHRRDGFGIWETDKLEISADSKAELLLMEVPMEF; encoded by the coding sequence ATGGCCCGCACCGTTCTGCATCTTGCCAACACCCGCGGCCACGCCAACCATGGCTGGCTCAACTCCTTCCACACCTTCAGCTTTGCCGGCTATAACAACCCCGAGCGCGTGCACTTCGGCGCATTGCGCGTGCTGAACGACGACACCGTGGCCGGCGGCATGGGCTTCAGCAAACACCCGCACGACAACATGGAGATTATCTCCATCCCGCTTTCCGGCGACCTGGAGCACCAGGATTCGATGGGCAACAAAACCGTGATTCGTGAAAACGACGTGCAGGTGATGACCGCCGGCACCGGCGTGGCCCACTCCGAGAAAAACCACAACAGCAAGCAGGAAGTGAAGTTTCTGCAAATCTGGGTGTTCCCCAATCAGCGCGGCATCAAGCCCAACTACGGCCAGCAGACCTTCACCCCGGAGGCCCGTCACAACCAGCTTTTGGAAGTGGTGTCGCCCACCGCGGATGGCAGTAGTGTGCACATTCAGCAAGACGCCTGGTTCTACCTCGGCAATCTCGACCAGGGCTTTACCACCGACTACGCCGTGAAAAAAGCCGGCAACGGCGTCTACGCCTTCGTGCTGGAGGGCGACGTGACCATCAACGGCCAGGCCCTGCACCGCCGCGACGGCTTCGGCATCTGGGAAACCGATAAGCTGGAAATCAGCGCCGACAGCAAGGCGGAGCTGTTGCTGATGGAGGTGCCGATGGAGTTTTAA